CATTCTTCTGGACAGCATCACCCGTCTGGGCCGGGCATACAACGCAGTCAGCCCCTCTTCGGGTCGAGTTCTGTCCGGAGGCCTTGACGCTAACGCTCTCCAACGCCCGAAGCGATTCTTCGGAGCAGCCCGGAACATCGAAGAGGGCGGCAGTCTGACCATTGTTGCCACTGCACTAATCGACACAGGCTCCCGAATGGACGAGGTCATCTACGAGGAGTTCAAGGGCACCGGAAACTGCGACATCTACCTTGACCGACACTTGGCCGACAAACGAACCTTTCCGGCCATCGACATCAACCGATCCGGCACCCGCAAGGAAGAATTACTGCTCGACCCGGACATCCTGAACCGAGTTTGGATTCTGCGCAAAGTTCTGTCGCCAATGAACCCCATGGACGGTATGGAATTTCTTTTGGACAAGATGCGGGGAACCAAGAACAACACCCAGTTCCTGGATATCATGAACCGTTGAGCATGAAAGTCCCTGCCACGATCTGCCCGGCGGACAATAATTTCCGGGCATGGCTCGACCTGCTGAACCTTAAGCCATCACATGCCCTGCTGGAGGCCATGGCTTCTTTTTTACGGGCCTATCTTGAATCCCAGAAACGCAACCGATACATACTAGGCGTCTCCGGCGGCATCGACTCAGGATTCCTCGCCGCCCTTCTTCATCGCCACGACATTCCGTTTACAGCCTTCTCTATTCCCATAGCCACCAACCGCCCGGACGAACGGACAAGGGCCGAGGCCATCTGTCGGGCTTATGCTCCGGCCTCTTCCTGGACTTCAGCCCAGGACCTGACCGATCTCTATTACCTGATCTCGACCCGTCTGTGGACGATCTTCAACCGAAGCACGCCTGCCGCTGAGGGCAACATCAAGGCCCGGATACGAATGACGTTTCTGTATCACGCCGCTCAACTTCTCGAAGGATGCGTGCTGTCAACGGACCAGCTCGACGAACTTCTGACCGGGTTCTGGACCCTGCACGGCGATGTCGGAGATGTCAGCCCGCTGCAGCTCATCCCCAAATCCG
The genomic region above belongs to Deltaproteobacteria bacterium and contains:
- the nadE gene encoding NAD(+) synthase; this encodes MKVPATICPADNNFRAWLDLLNLKPSHALLEAMASFLRAYLESQKRNRYILGVSGGIDSGFLAALLHRHDIPFTAFSIPIATNRPDERTRAEAICRAYAPASSWTSAQDLTDLYYLISTRLWTIFNRSTPAAEGNIKARIRMTFLYHAAQLLEGCVLSTDQLDELLTGFWTLHGDVGDVSPLQLIPKSVEYELAEILCLKLDNPAPLRAAIKAVPTDGLGISTSDLDQMGAPSFTALEDLFHSYFTLRLKAEETPLTNNERSHLDALEEEIPIKRFKATGFKRSGAIIFDPLTALP